In Pseudomonas lutea, the genomic stretch CGCTGCAGCGTCTGCCCCGGCGGGTTCGCCAGCAAGCCGGCTCCTACGGGTCATTTGAACGTCGCCGGTTGCATGTTTTGTCGGGATCGACCGTAGGAGCGCGCTTGCCCGCGAAGGGTTAGTCGTGGCGATGGCTGGTTTCGGTGGAAGCTGGCGCGAGGGTTTTGGCCTTCGCTGCTGCAGCGCTTGACACAGCGGGTTCGCCAGCAAGCCGGCTCCTACAGTGGGACCGTGTGCATCCAACAGGTCCGCCGTTTCGGGTTAGGCGTACGCATCAGGTGACACGTTCGCATTGGGACACGTCCGCATTGGGGTGACACGTTCGCATTGTCGTGACGGGTACGCGTTGGGTGATACGTACGCACTGGGCTGATACGTACGCATTGGGGTGAAGGGTACGCATTGGGTGATACGGGGCATTGGGGTGGTTTGTGCGTTTTTCGTGGGACCGGCTTCAGCCGGGAAGGCGTTAGCGGTCGCGATTGACGATCAGGCCACTTCCGCCGGGGCGCAGCGCAGGCAGTCGCGGCCTTCGCGTTTGGCGGCGTACAAGGCTTTGTCGGCCATGGCGATCAGTGCTTCGGCGCTGATCTGAGGCGCATTGGCAACCGCGACCCCGAGGCTGATGGTGACTTTGGCGCCAGCGCCCAGCGCCGGGTGTGGCACGTTGAGCGCTGACACCGCGGAACGCAGGTTTTCCGCCAGCGCCCGCGCCTGAGCCGGATGGGCATGGGTCATCAACACCAGTATCTCCTCGCCGCCAAACCTGAAGGTCAATGCGTCAGCCTTGTTCGCGGTGCGCTGAATGACCCCGCTGAGCAGCCGCAGGCACGTGTCGCCCTGCAGATGCCCATAGTTGTCGTTGTAGGATTTGAAGTGATCGATGTCCAGCAGGATCACCGCGACATTCATCGGCACCTCCGCAGCCCGGCTCCACAGGGACGCCAACACCTCACCCTGAAACCGCCGATTGAACAGCTGCGTAAGGGAATCGATGCGCGCCAGTTCCAGCAGTTGCTTCTGCAGCAACCGCCCACGCAGCGCAAACAGATAACTCAGCCGACTGCCGTGCTCCAGAAACCAGGACGCCATCAGCAGCAACGCGACGGTCGACACAAACAGCAGCGCGTTGGCCTGCCAGATCTGAAAGTCGGCGAAGTCGGCGATGTAAGTGGTCACCAGCTGGAACGTCAGCATGAATGCCATCGCTACGGCCGAGTAGCGGATCGGCAACTGTTGAATCACCGTGCAGTAAACCATGATCAACAGCATGCCCAGCTGGTAATGCAGCCGGAACGGACTCTCGCTGAAGATCATCACCACCAGCGGCATCAGCGAGCACAGCACAGTGCCGGTCCCTGCGGCCGCTTCCACAACCGCACGGGTCTTGGCGCGAAGCACGATCACCGTCAGGAAGATAAACAAGGGCGTGATCAGGAAAACCCGCCCAAGCGCCACGTAGGCAAACATGTCGTTGAGACTCAGCCAGTCGCTGACCATGAACACGTTGTAAATGATGCCGCCGGTAATACCGACCGCTGTCAGAAACCGCCGCCGCTGTTCAAGGGTTTCGGCCTCATACCGTGACTCCAGTTCGGCACTGAAACGCAGGCCACGGAAGCGCGACGCGATAGTGCGGTCGACCTCGGCGAGGACTTGCGCATCGTTGGGGCCAGGGCGGTCGAGGACAAAGGAAAGCATGATGCACCAAAAGGGTGAGTTGACCGGACTATGACAGATGAGTGATGCCTTAGTGCCATCATTTCGTCGGAATACGTTTCGGGTGCCGTTGGTCCTCACCGGTCACCCGAAAAAACAGGCGCCAATTTAGATGCGGAAGCTGCCGACCAGCTGAGTCAAGCGTGCCGACTGACTTTCCAGGTCAGCACAGGCGCGTAACGTCGCTTGCAGGTTTTCAACGCCTTCCTGGTTAAGCGTATTGATCTCGGTGATGTCGACATTGATGGCCTCGACCACCGACGTCTGCTCCTCCGTTGCAGTGGCCACCGACTGGTTCATGGCATCAATCTCGCCAATGCGCACGGTCACGCTCTCCAGGCTGGTACCGGCCTGATTGGCGATGCTGACGCTTTCATGGCTCTCGCGCTGACTGTCGTTCATGATCGCCACCGCTTCACGCGCACCCAGTTGCAGCTCCTCGATCATCTTCTGCACCTGGCTCGCCGATTCCTGGGTGCGATGAGCCAGGCTGCGGACCTCGTCAGCCACCACGGCGAACCCACGGCCGGCTTCACCGGCACGCGCGGCTTCAATGGCCGCGTTGAGCGCCAGCAGATTCGTCTGCTGGGAAATCCCGGTGATGACTTCGAGAATCTGCCCGATGTTGGCGGTCTTGGCGTTGAGCTGTTCAATCTGCTCGCTGGCGCCGCTGATGCGCGTGGACAACCGGTTCATCGCTTGAATGTTTTGACCCACCACCGCCTGACCGTTTGAAGCCAGATCGCGCGCATCGCTGGAATGCCCCGAGGCCATCGCGGCGTTCTGCGCGATTTCCTGCGCCGCAGCGCCGAGTTCGTTGATTGCCGCTGCCACGCTGCTGGTACGGTTGGCTTGTTGATCCGAGTTCAGCATCGAGGAGTTCGATGCACTCACCACGCGCAGGGCCACTTCATTCAGCTGTACGGTGGAGGAGGCGACTTGACGCATCGAATCATGGATTCGCCCGACGAAGAGGTTGAAGCCGTTGCCCAAGTAACCGAACTCATCCTGGCTGAGGATTTCCAGACGCTTGGTCAGATCACCTTCGCCGGCAGCAATGTCGTGCATCGCCCGGCCCATGGTGTTCAGCGGACGCATCAGCACGTTCAGCAGCACACCGAGCAGCAGGATGATCAGCACCACGGCAATCACCGTGGCGACGATGGCCGAAGTACGGAAATCGCCCAGCGCGGCGTAGGCCTGTGCTTTGTCGACGGCGATGCCGACGTACCAGTTCACTGAAGGCAGGCCGTTGACGTGGGCGAAGGTGATGATCTCCGTGCGGCCGGCGTGCTCGCTCTCGCTGATGTCCTGTGACAGGCGAGGCGTCGCATCGGGGTAAACCTCGGCCAGGGTTTTCATGACCAGCGAGGTGTCCGGGTGGACGAGGATGCGGCCGTTGGCGTCAACCAGAAAGGCGTGGCCGTCGTTTTGCAAGTGCAACGCGCTGATCATTTTGACCAGTACTTCGAGACTCAAGTCGCCACCCGCCACACCGCTGACACCGGACGGGCCTTTGACCGGTGTGGCAATGGTCACGATCAGGCCTTTGGTCACGGCGTCCAGATACGGTTCCGTCAGCGTGGTTTTGCCAGCCTTCACCGCGTCGGTGTACCACGGACGGGTGCGCGGGTCGTAGTCGCCGGGCATGTCGTCAGGCGGCTGGGTAAAAAATGAGCCGTCATTTTTGCCCAGATAGATGCTCATGAATGTCGAGATCAGGGTCGGCTGGCCGAGCTGGCGGTTAAGCGCGTCCTGGGATTGCGATGTGGCGGCCGCTTCGGCCACGTTTTCCACCAGCAGGATGCGTCCCGACATCCAGTTCTGGATATTACCCGCCGTGCTTTCGCCCATCTGGTTCAGACTTTCCCTAAGCTGATTCCGGATGGCATTGCGTTGCAGATAATCGTTGTAAAGGGTGAACAAGCTAAACGCCGCGATCACCACCAGCGAGGCCGCCAGCAGGATTTTGTGGCTGAATTTCAGGGATTTGGTCATGCCGTACGAGCCTTCAAGGTGTTGCAGGGAAAGAAACACAGTCAACGGGGCTATCGGCTGGGGTTTCTATAGATGAAGACCGTCCTCCAACTAATCACCTCTATTTGAGTGGAATCGGACAACCGGTCGCGGGAGGGGAGGGAGAAGGAGGCCCATGGGCGAAAAAGCGAGGGTGAGACAGGGAGCAAGCGGCAGCCGAGTGGCACACCGCTTGATAGCGTTTAGCTGGGTTAATCACTCAAAGCGTATGGCTGTAGACCAGCGCGTAGGATTCGATACCGTCGTTTGGTTCTTTGATGCCGGCATTGGAGTAGTGGGTGACCCGAAGGGCCACGCGTTGGGTGTCGCCGAACTTCAGGCCGGCGCCCAGGCGATCCTCGAAGTTGAAAGCGGAGCCGAACTTCTGATCGCCGGCACTGGCACCGGTGAACATGGAAACACCCACGCCCGCTTCGATAAACGGCTTGATCTGGCCGCTGCCAAATTCATACACGAACACCGGAGCGAAGGACACCGAGTGACGTGCACCGGCTTGTTTACCGGCTTCCCAGTAGGTGTAACCCAAGTCCCAGTAGCCGGTCAGTTTGCCCGTCGAGCTTTCAAGCCAGGCCTTGTCCCAGTCAAAACCCAGTCCCACGCGGGCAGTGACCCCGCCTTGACTGGTGGCACCCAGGGCGCCGGACATCTGGGTTGCGTTGGCATTCATTGCCAGTGAGGACAGGCACAGCGCAGCAAGCAATAATTTTTTCATGATTTAACTGCCGAAAATTGTAAATGGGACCCGGGGTACAGCTCACTCGAACGGATATGAGGCATAGTGCCACTACTAAGTTCCATTTGGGTTCACATTTTTCCTGCTCGGCGGCGTTCCTCGCTTCTGCCAAACCCGTCGAGCTAACAGTTTTGCCATCGCCCCGACACTTTCCTAACGAACGGATGCCGCGGTGATGCTCTGCATTGATCAATAATATTGGGGCTCGGCAGTAAAAAATTCCGCTTTCGTCAAACGTATTTAATCTCAACAATGGGCTTACTTAGTTCCGACCCAAGGACCCTACGATGAGCCTTTCGCCGTTCCACCTCGCTATCCCTGTTTATGACCTTGCGGCCGCGCGGCATTTCTACGGTGACGTGTTCGGCCTCTCGGAGGGCCGTTCCAGCGAACAATGGGTGGATTTCGACTTCTATGGTCATCAGTTGGTCATCCACGAGCACCCCAAAACCACTTCCCAGGAATCAGTGCATTCCAACGCCGTGGATGGCCATGACGTGCCGGTGCCACACTTCGGCATCATTCTGCACTGGGAGCAGTGGGAGGCGCTGGCGCAGCGTCTTCGCGATCGCGGCACCTCCTTTGTGATCGAACCGTACATCCGCTTTCAGGGGCAGGTGGGGGAGCAGGCGACGATGTTTCTATTCGATCCCTGTGGCAATGCGCTTGAATTCAAGGCGTTCAAGGACATGAGTCAGTTGTTCGCCAAGTAATCGCGCCATTGAAGCAGCGGGCCTGACGCCGCTAGCGCGCCTGGCCCGTCAGCGTGTCGATCACGCAGGTGCGGAACAGCGCCTGAAGCGGCGACTGCCGCTGCAGGTATTTGGTCACCAGCACGATTTCGCGAAAGAAAACCATCTCGCCCAGATCGATAACCCGCACGTCCCGGGCATGCTCAAGCCATAAGCCGGCCATCGGCACCAGCGCCACGCCCAGGCCTGCTCGAACCATTTTGACGATGGCGTCCAGTTCGTCGAGTTCCAGCGTTTGCCGGACCTCGAGTTTGCGTTCGCGCAGAAATTGAGTCACCCGCCGGCCACCGAACGAGCGTTGATCGTAGCGAATGAACGGTTGCTCGCTGAGCAACTGTCGCGGGTCGTCTCCCTCCAGATCAAGCGGTGCGACCAGCACGAAGGGCTCCCGGGCAATCACCTCGGCGTGCAATTCCTTGGGTAACGCAAACGGCGGTTTGATCATGATCACCAGGTCAAGCTCGCCGGCGTCGACCTGGCTGAGCAGGTTCAGCGACACGCCGGGTATCAGGCTGGCTTCGATGAACGGCGCCTTGCTGCGCAGGGCCACCAGGGCCTGAGGCAGGATGCCGGTCTGCGCGGTGCTGATTGCGCCAATGCGCAATGAGCCCCGAAAGTCATTGGCGCTGTCGGGGGTGCCCATTCGCACGAACAGCTGAAGCATCTCTTCGGCCAGCGTCACCGCGCGTTGCCCGGCTGCATTGAGCGTGGCGGCGCGACCGGTGCGGTCGAACAGGCTGACGCCCAAAGTGTCTTCCAGGTTCTTGATTTGCGCGCTGACCGCCGACTGGGTCAGTCCCACTTCACGGCCCGCAGCCGCGAAGGTGCCTCGGCGGGCGACGCAGACGAAGGTTTTCAGCTCTCTGATCATCGTCAGGTCCTGGGCGGTGGTGAAGTCGTGTGTGAGCCGTTGCACAGCGGCCTTGAAGCGGCCGGCAGCGGATCATACCCAGCTGCGCGCGCAAATAAAAATGCCGCCCCGGAGGGCGGCATTTTCAGTGGCAGGACGCTTAACGGTAGCGTTCGAGCCAGTGCGCGTACGGTGCTGGCAGGGTCCAGGACGCTTTGTCGACGCCCAGTTCCTTGGCGGCGAAATACGCCCAGTGCGGATCAGCCAGGTGCGCACGGCCGATCGACACCAGGTCCAGCTGACCATTCTGCACGGCCGCCTGGGCCAGTTTCGGATCGCCAAAGCCCCACGCCGAGGTCACCGGGATATCGGCCTCGCGGCGCACGCGCTCAGCGATCGGGCCCATGAACGCCGGGCCCCACGGAATGTTGGTCTCCGGGATGGTAAAGCCGACGCTGACGCTCAGCAGGTCCAGGCCGCCGGCCTTGAAGCGCCGCGCCAGTTCGATGGATTCGGTGAGGGTCTGCTCGTCACGACCGTCGTACTCGATCACACCGAAGCGTGCGGTCAGTGGCAGGTTTTCCGGCCAGACTTCGCGCACGGCGGCAAGGGTTTCCAGCAGGAAGCGGCTGCGGTTGTCGAAGCTGCCGCCGTAGGCGTCAGTACGCTGGTTGGAATGTTCGGAGAAGAAACTCTGGCCCAGGTAACCGTGGGCGAAATGCAGCTCGATCCATTCGAAGCCAGCTTCGCGTGCGCGCCGTGCGGCATCGACAAAGTCCTGCTTGACCCGGGCGATGTCGTGCAGCGTCATTTCCTGCGGGACTTTCGGCAGGTTTGCACCAAAAGCGATGGGCGAGGGCGCGATGGTCTGCCAGCCGCGGGTATCGTCGGCTGCCATGTGGTCGTCACCTTCCCAGGGACGGTTGGCGCTGGCCTTGCGGCCGGCGTGGGCAATCTGAATGCCCGGGATCGAGCCCGCTGCCTTGATCGCCTGCACCGCAGGGATGAACGCCTGGGCGTGCTCGTCGCTCCAGATACCGGCGCAGCCCGGGGTGATCCGGCCTTCAGGGGAGACCGCAGTCGCCTCGACGACCACCAGACCCGCGCCGCCGCGTGCCATGCTCGCCAGGTGCACGTGGTGCCAATCGTTAATGACGCCGTTGTCTGCGACGTACTGGCACATTGGAGGAATGGCGATGCGGTTACGCAGGGTCACGTCCTTCAGCGTGAAGGGTTCGAACAGTGCAGACATGGAAATACTCCTGATGATTGAATTCGCTTGTTCGATAGTATTCGAAATATGGCGCAGGAGGAAACCCCCCGCTATGATGTGCGCATGCGCGCCTTCAAACACCCGTCACCTACCGAACTCACACTTGAGCGTTTGCTTTACGCCTTAAGTGACCCTGTGCGCCTCGACATCGTTCGCTGTCTTTCGTCTGTCGCCGAAGCCACCTGTGGCGAACTCGACGGCGGGCGACCCAAGTCCAGCATGTCTCATCACTTTCGGGTGCTGCGCGACGCGGGCCTGGTGCACACGCGAAATATTGGCACCACGCACATGAACTCTTTGCGGTCGGACGAGCTGGAAGTGCGCTTCCCAGGTTTGTTGCGCTGCATCCTGGCTCAGCACTGACGTTGCGGTAACGTTGCGGTAACGATGCACTGGCGCTGAAACGAAAATGGCCCGATCACTCGATCGGGCCATTTTTTTTCGTGCCGGTTGTTAACCTCGGCTCAAGTCCTTTCCGGCATGCACATACCCTTTTCTCGGCAAATAAGCGACAGCTTCGCGTTTCAAGGAGTTTTATACAGCGCGCCGATAAAATAGTGGCAAAATGCCTGACTTCGAAATTGCCCGGTAATCAGATCAAGCGAATTGCATCCTCCCTCAAGCTAATTCTCGGGGCCGCGTTGCAGCTTCCCGCACACTGTTCTTAGCTACTCCCTGCCACCTATCGTATTAATTCGCGCCGAGAAACCTTGATGAACAGCCTTACCGCCGATGACCGCACCCAGGTCACTCGGGAAGCCACCGCCGAATACTGGAAACACATCATCCCCATCGTGCAGATCGCCTTTGCGATCCACGTATTGCTGCTGGGGCTGTTCCTGATCGTCGGGCTGCGGGTGATGTGGATCACCAACGCCGTCAGCGTCCTGGCCTACATCGCCTGCCTGCTGGCCATCAAGCACCGTTTGTACCGCTGCGCCGGCATGCTGATCAGCATCGAGATCATTGCCCACGCCGCCATCGCCACCTGGCGGCTCGGCTGGGACAGCAACTTCCATCTGTATGTGTTCTGTATCGTGCCGATCATTGCGTTCGGGTTTCATTCCTCACCGGTGCGTCGGGGATGCCTGAGCGCCGCCGTGCTCCTCGTCACCGTCGGTGGCTACCTGATGCGCAACAAAGTGCCGGTGACCAGCATCAGCGAAGACGCGCAAGACCTGTTCGGCGCCATCAACGCGCTGACCGCGACCGCGCTGCTGCTGCATGCGACCGCGCTCTCGGTACGTTTCAACCTGTCGATGCACATGAATCTTTACCATTCCGCCCACCGCGACAGCCTGACCAACCTCTACACCCGACGCCGGGTGCTGCAGCGCTTTCGTCAGCTGGGCGCAAGCCGGCGCGAGGTTCCCACCGCGCTGGTGTTGATCGACATCGACCACTTCAAGCAGATCAACGATCAGCACGGCCACGATTTGGGCGACGTGGTGTTGCAGCAGGTGGCCGACATCATCGCCAGTTGCGTGCGCACCACGGACATCGCGGCGCGCTGGGGCGGGGAAGAGTTTCTGGTGCTGATGCCGGACACCCCTCTGGAAGATGCGCGGCTGATTGCCGAACGCATCCTCACGCAGTTGCGCGAGCAGGGCGGTGCGATCCGCCAGGTCACCCTGACCCTGACCGCGACACTGGCCGTGGCGACAGTGGAGGAGGGAGAAGCCTTCCGGGACGCGCTGAACCGTGCGGATCAGCGCTTGTACGAGGGCAAGCAGGAAGGGCGTAACCGCGTGATGCTGGCGCAGTAGCCGTCAGGCGGGCAGGTTCATCATTTCCCGTACGCGCGCCGTCAGCGTTTCGATGGCGAACGGTTTGGTCAGCACCTGCATGCCGGGCTCCAACTGGCCTGCACCGACGGCCGCGCTTTCAGCGTAGCCGGTGATGAACAGGGTTCTCAGCCCGGGCCGGATTTCCCGGGCAGCGTCCGCCATCTGACGGCCGTTCATGCCTCCGGGCAAGCCGACATCGGTGACCAGCATGTCAATGCGCATGTCCGAGCGCAGCAGATTCAGCCCGCCCACGCTGTCAGCCGCTTCGATCAGCGTGTAACCCAGATCGGCCAATACCTCGGTCACCAGCATGCGCACCGTGGGCTCATCATCGACCACCAGAATGGTCTCACCGACACCGGTGCCCTCGTTGGTCGACTGTGACGCATCGCCGTCGCTTGCGCTCGCCGCGCCGTGATAGCGAGGGAGGTAAATGCACAGCGTCGTGCCCTGGCCGACCACCGAGGTAATACGCACCTGGCCACCTGACTGCTTGGCGAAACCGTAAATCATCGACAAGCCCAGGCCGGTGCCCTGGCCGATGGGTTTGGTGGTGAAGAATGGATCGAACGCCTTGGCCACGACGTCCTCGGGCATGCCGGTCCCGGTGTCGGTGACGCTCAGGGTCAGGTAGTCACCCTCGGGGATATCCAGCGCAGCGGCTTCGGCGTCAATGACCCGGTGATGACTGGTTTCGATGGTGATCAGCCCGCCGTCGCGCATGGCATCGCGCGAATTGATGCATAAATTGAGCAGCGCATTCTCCAGCTGGCTCGCGTCGACCTGGGCAACGCAGCCGTCGGCCGCCCCCAGTGTTTGCACCTGGATGCTCGGCCCCACGGTGCGCTGGATCAGTTCTGTCATGCCGGCGACCAATGCATTGACGTCGGTGGGACGGGGATCAAGGGTTTGTCTGCGGGAAAATGCCAGCAAACGGTGGGTCAGGGCGGCGGCGCGTCGGGTTGCGCCTTGCGCGGTGGTCAGGTAGCGGTCGACATCCGCCAGGCGGCCCTGGGCCATGCGCGCACCCAGCAGTTCCAGCGATCCCGAGATGCCGGCCAGCAGATTATTGAAATCATGGGCGAGCCCGCCGGTCAGTTGCCCGACGGCCTCCATCTTCTGCGACTGGCGCAGCTTTTCTTCAGACTGCATAAGGGCGGTGGTGCGTTCGGCCACGCGTTGCTCCAGTGTTTCGTTGAGCGCTCGCAGCGCGGCAGTCGCCAGGTCGCGCTGCGCCTCCACGGATCGCCGTTCCTGGACATCGATCAGCACGCCGGGGAACCTCAGTGGAACGCCTTCTTCACTGAGTTCGACGCGGCCGTTTGCCTCGATCCAGTAGTACTTGCCGTCGGCCCGGCGCACCCGATACTGGTGCGCATAGGCCCCGCCGCGGGCGATGACCTCTTCAATCGCGGCCATCAGCCCGACTTTGTCTTCGGGGTGCACCGTGACGATGACCTGGTCAAGGGTCAGCCCTTCGTGGCCCAGGGCAGGGTCCAGTCCGAAAGCGCGAGCGAACGCCTCGTCCACCGTGAAGCTGTCGCTGCTCAAGTCCCAGTGCCAGGTGCCAAAGATTGCCCCGGCTTCCAGCGCCAGCTGCACGCGTTCCACGTTGGCCCGGGCGATGGCTTCGCTCTGGCGCAGGCGCTCTTCGGCGTCGCGTCTTCCGGTCACGTCGTTGAAGATGATCGCGATCTGGCGCTCGTCCGGGTCGCCCACCGGAACGGCGCGCACGTCGAACCAGCGCTCGAACGCTTTGGCGTAACTCTCGAAATTGGTCGGCACACGGGTCTTGGCCACGCGTCCATAGGTGTCGAACCAGAACTGCTCCAGATCGGGGGCAAACTCCGTTACCCACTTGCCGCGCAGGTTGACCCCGGCCTCGCGTTCGAAGGCGGGATTGGCTTCGACAAAGCGGTAATCGACCGGTTTGTCGTCGGCATCGAATTTGACCTGGACGATCGCAAACGCGGCCTCGACCGTTTCGAGAATGGTCCTGAATCGCTCCTCACTCTGGCGTAACGCCGCCTGCGTGTCGCGAATCGCCGAGAGGTCGAGCATGGCGCCGATCATCCGCTCGGCGTTGCCATCAGCGTCCCGGCTGACGTGCCCCCGGTCCAGGACCTGGGCGAACGAGCCGTCCGCGCGACGGAACCGGTACTCCTCGTTCCAGCCGGTGTCCGCACCGTCGATGACGTTGTGGATGGAGACGGAGACGCGGTCACGGTCCTCCGGGTGAATCTGGGCAAGCCACCATTCCCCGGTTTTACCAATAGTCGCTAGAGAGTGCCCGTACACCCGCTCCAGCGCGTCGTTCCACAACACGTGATCCGCTCTGAGGTCCCAGTCCCAAATGGCGTCATTGGTGGCTTTGACAGCGAGGCGATAGCGTAACTGGGCGTCATCGTGGGTGAGGTCTGCGAGTGAAGGCACGCTGTCCTCGGACGAGTGTTGCGCAGCGGCGGCGATGTTCTGACTTTCGCACGTGGCGGACGCGCCGAGGAACGCCGTTTCACGTGCTTGCAATGCCAACCGCAGCCGCTGCACTTCAGCCTCAAGCTCTTCCCGGGTCAGATGCTTCAAGATTTCACCTGCGAAATAACGTCGTGACCTGAGGCCGTATTGACCCGTGGCGTGCTGGTTTTCGGTCGCCGGCGTCAGGAGGATGCGGCGCACAGCGTTTTACGCCGGGTACTGGCAGAACGCAATACGGGTTTAGAAGAGGACTGGGCCGTACAGATAAAGTTTCGGTCAAGCAGGCCGGACGGGGGGAAAGACAGGAGGCAGGATGCGCTGTGGGACGGGCTTCGTGACGGGGCGTGATTGGATCGAACTCCCTCTAAACGGCCACGGTCAGAGGAAGACGGGTGCACCGTTAATCAAAACGCCGCCCGCTGCACATTTTTGCCAAAGGACCTGATCATGCTCGCAAAAAAATACCTCCCTCATTTGATGTTCACCGCCCTTTGCGCCGTGGGCAGTTTTGCCCACGCTGCCGAAGAGCCCAGTGTGAAACTGGATCGCCCGGGGTACGGCGTCAAGGAACTCAAGGAAGGCGACAACGCGCCTGATCAGTATCAACGGCCGGATCTGGCACTCAAGGATTGGCGCGCCCGTCACCTGAGCGAGCCGGGCGACGACAAACAGTGGGTTGAGATCCATGATCAGTACGCTTTGATCGACATCCCGACCGGCACCATCAGGAAAATGGTCCCTAAAGCCAAAGCCCATAAATAAAAGCGGGTTGCCTCAGGCACTCGTTGAGCGCGCCGGCCGAGCACCGGGGCGGTGATCAGCCGGTCACGGCTGTCGGGCTGACCGGCCCACTGCTCAAAACGTGGCCAGATCCGCTTGGGCAATCACTGCATCACGACTTTCATCTCGTAACGACCCTCGGCCTTTGCGGTACGAATGATGGTGAGGGTGCCGCTGCCGAACTCAAGCTTGGCTGGGGCGCCTTTCATGATCGATTCTTCAGCACTGTGCGGCATCGACAAGCCCAGTACTCGCACGGCCAGTCGCTTGGAGGCTCTCACCAACTCCCGCTTGGCAAGGTCGTCATCCGCTTTGGAGATGCCGCCAAGTGTCAGTGTGACTCGGGTGGGAATGTCATCCGCCCCCTCTGCGGCATACCCGATCTGACTGCCGGCGGGCACGTCGGCTGAAACCGGTCGAGTGCCGCTTGAACAGCCCTGACTGCCCGTGTCGTCCTGGCGCCAGTCCCCGGCACGCAGTTGCGTATCAGCCAGCAGCCGGCAGATCTGAACGGGGGATTTGACGCGCAGTTCCGCCGCGCAGTTGAGAGACAACAACAGCGCAACGGCGCCGCAAATGGGACGAAGTATCAAGGCAGCCTTCCTGGTCAATAGACGGTTTGGCAGAGGGAGTGACGGTGTCTGGCTGCGCTGCGCACAAGACCTGTCACTGCATTCCTGTCTGCCGATCAGCTCGCGCCCCGGTTTCCGTGTTCCCGCTCGACTGGCAACGCCATAAATCCATGTTTTTGTGCCGATCATGCGGAAACTTCACCGAGGCGGTAAGGCTTTTAGCACGGATTTCGACACCTCGCCTCAGCGCAAATGTATCCGCTGCAAAAAAGTTCCCCGACCCTGGTTTTTTAATGACGAAATGTTCGTTTCCTGCCGCTTTTACCTTAAACAGTCGTCGCGCGAGGAAATACCCATTATCGCAACGCTCCCGCGTGCAAAGGCCCGCGAGGACAGGCTTGGTTGATGCTGAAGCCGATCCGACGAAAGCCCGCTCCACGTCTCTAACAATCATGAACTCTGTCGGTCCAAGCTGTTCGCCGAACCGGTTACGGCAACAGGTTCACAGGTCGTCAGTATTTTTCCAGGCAGGAGCAGCGCATGAGCACCATCCCCACTTTTGATATCCGTACCTATGGCGCCAAGGGCG encodes the following:
- a CDS encoding PAS domain-containing protein gives rise to the protein MPSLADLTHDDAQLRYRLAVKATNDAIWDWDLRADHVLWNDALERVYGHSLATIGKTGEWWLAQIHPEDRDRVSVSIHNVIDGADTGWNEEYRFRRADGSFAQVLDRGHVSRDADGNAERMIGAMLDLSAIRDTQAALRQSEERFRTILETVEAAFAIVQVKFDADDKPVDYRFVEANPAFEREAGVNLRGKWVTEFAPDLEQFWFDTYGRVAKTRVPTNFESYAKAFERWFDVRAVPVGDPDERQIAIIFNDVTGRRDAEERLRQSEAIARANVERVQLALEAGAIFGTWHWDLSSDSFTVDEAFARAFGLDPALGHEGLTLDQVIVTVHPEDKVGLMAAIEEVIARGGAYAHQYRVRRADGKYYWIEANGRVELSEEGVPLRFPGVLIDVQERRSVEAQRDLATAALRALNETLEQRVAERTTALMQSEEKLRQSQKMEAVGQLTGGLAHDFNNLLAGISGSLELLGARMAQGRLADVDRYLTTAQGATRRAAALTHRLLAFSRRQTLDPRPTDVNALVAGMTELIQRTVGPSIQVQTLGAADGCVAQVDASQLENALLNLCINSRDAMRDGGLITIETSHHRVIDAEAAALDIPEGDYLTLSVTDTGTGMPEDVVAKAFDPFFTTKPIGQGTGLGLSMIYGFAKQSGGQVRITSVVGQGTTLCIYLPRYHGAASASDGDASQSTNEGTGVGETILVVDDEPTVRMLVTEVLADLGYTLIEAADSVGGLNLLRSDMRIDMLVTDVGLPGGMNGRQMADAAREIRPGLRTLFITGYAESAAVGAGQLEPGMQVLTKPFAIETLTARVREMMNLPA
- a CDS encoding RcnB family protein; translated protein: MLAKKYLPHLMFTALCAVGSFAHAAEEPSVKLDRPGYGVKELKEGDNAPDQYQRPDLALKDWRARHLSEPGDDKQWVEIHDQYALIDIPTGTIRKMVPKAKAHK